A portion of the Malania oleifera isolate guangnan ecotype guangnan chromosome 3, ASM2987363v1, whole genome shotgun sequence genome contains these proteins:
- the LOC131152277 gene encoding 14 kDa proline-rich protein DC2.15-like, with product MASTNSNGSSCLIKYLRILVLLLFSTVSSACDPCHPQAPPPALPPAALSCPRDALKLGACIDLLGLVNLPIGSPPSDKCCALVAGLVDLEVAACLCTAIKANVLGINLDVPVALSLLLSACSKTVPPGFQCT from the coding sequence ATGGCCTCCACAAACTCTAACGGCAGCAGCTGCCTCATTAAGTACCTAAGAATCTTGGTTCTTCTCCTCTTCTCCACAGTCTCCAGTGCTTGTGACCCATGCCATCCCCAGGCTCCTCCTCCGGCTCTTCCTCCTGCGGCGCTGTCTTGTCCGAGGGACGCGCTGAAGCTGGGGGCATGCATCGACCTCCTCGGCCTCGTGAATCTGCCGATCGGAAGCCCACCCTCCGACAAGTGCTGCGCACTGGTGGCGGGGCTGGTGGACTTGGAGGTCGCAGCCTGCCTTTGCACCGCCATTAAGGCCAATGTGCTCGGAATCAACCTGGACGTCCCAGTGGCGCTCAGCTTGCTGCTCAGCGCATGCAGCAAAACGGTGCCACCGGGCTTCCAATGCACGTAA